CTTTGCTGGAATAGAAGCGATTCTCAAATTAGAGGAACCAGAGCATCCTGTATTGCTAATTCTTGCGGATAAGGAAGAAATCGGCAGTGTAGGAATAAGCGGTTTAGAATCAAACATTCTTAGAAAATGGGTAATAGAGCTTCTCGAGGATTGGGAAAAGAACTCTTCAAACTCCGCTGTAGAAAAAACGCTATGGAATAGCAAGGCAATTTCTGCAGATGTGGATGCCGCTATAAATCCAATATTCGAAGATGTACACGATGTCAAGAATGCAGCTCGCCTTGGCTATGGCGTGGTTATATCCCGCTTCACAGGCGTGAGAGGAAAGGCAGGAGGAAGCGAAGCCGATGCCGAATTCACCGCTTGGATTAGAAGAATATTCAACGAGAATAATGTACCATGGCAGGCAGCTGAGCTCGGTAAAGTAGATGAAGGAGGAGGGGGAACCGTAGCCAAGTTCTTAGCACGTCTTGGGATCGAAGTCATAGACTGCGGGCCAGCCCTCCTTAGCATGCACTCTCCATTCGAGATCTCAAGCAAAGCTGATCTATTTTCAGCAATTAAGGGATACAAAGCTTTCTTCGAAAGCTAAGAGATTAAAAGCGGTATTCTATACCAAACGAAGGCTTAAGCTCTCCACCTTGATAGTCAAGTCTTCCAAACAGGTAAACGTCTCTATTCCCACCGTAGATTATGCGATACCATAAGGAAAGATCAAGCTCTGGGTTTTTAACATCTCTTATATCAAACTCCCATGAAAATCTTGGGGAAGCTTGGCGGAAAATCCCATAGCCAGGCTTCCCCCTTATAACTCCAAACCTCTGAAGAAGCCCCTCTTTTATCTTTTTCTCTAAAAGAAAGCTAAACCCATTTTCCCCTCCCATATCATCAAGTCCTATGTAAACGCTATCTCTCTCGTTGGGGAAACCTATTCTAAACCATATATCTGTAAAACCCTCCTCCTCCCCCCTGCTTGAGGAGGATTCCCCATATCTGAACCTCGCTCCTCCCTGAGCCTTCATGCTCTTAACCTTAGAAACTATCCTTTTAGTTTCCTCTATCGTGCTTTTAACATCGCTCATCATCTTATTTAAGTTACCGGGGAGTTTCCCCTCAGAAAATCCCTTGGCGAGAGAAGATATCTCATCAGCCGCTTTCTTTATAGAAGCCAGTGTCTCCTCAATCCTTTCAGCGTTCTGAGGCGTCGCAAACCTTTGAGCAAACTCTTTAAGCCTTAGAGTAACAGAACGCAGATTCTGAACTACCGATTTTATGCCCTTCCTGTTTTCCGATATAGTCATTCTAAGCTCATCCATCAAGCGTGATGCCTTTTGGCTAAGCTCGCTTTCTATCTTCTTAAACTTCGCCAGACTTTCACGTGCCTCCAATAAAACTTCTTTTAACCTTACAGCGCTCTCTTTTATAGAAGTTCTGAACTCTCTATTCCCTATAAGCTTCTCAAGATCATCCATCACCCTACTAAATCTCTTAGCAGACAATCTTATCTCTTTTATGAGCTCCTCTATCCTTTGAGGAGACACTCCCTCAACCTTTGAACCGGGCGCGAGAATTTCCCCTTCTCTTCCCGGGATTATATCGACGTATTTCTCGCCTACTATTCCAGATGTGCCTATCGTAAACACGCTTCCCTTCCTTAACTTAACCTCCGGGGAGAGAAGGAGAACAACATTTACCTTATTTCCCTTAAGTGATATAGAGAGTACCTTCCCAACCTTGACTCCCGCAACTCTAACCGCATCTCCCTCCTTCAACCCGCCAACATAGTCAAACTGAGCAGTTAAAGTATAACCCTTCTTTTCCCATGGGAGCCCACCTGTAAGGAATATCATCGTTCCCAAAGCAAGAAGCGAAAGAACTATAACAAGCCCTAAGCTAACTTCACGCATATTGGTCCCTCCAGACTTCCCTTGAGAAACTGCCTAAGATATGGATTAGACCCCTCCTTAGCCTCGCTAACGTTCCCTTGGAAAACTATCTTTCCTTCGTAAAGCATAGCGATTCTATCCGCTACCCTGAAGGCGCTTTTCATATCGTGCGTTACCATAACAAGCGTAGCAGAAAGCTTCCGTTTTAAACTGATAATTAACTCATCTATAGTAGCAGATGTAACGGGATCCAGACCAGTCGTGGGCTCATCAAGAAAGAGAAGCCGGGGGGAGGAAACCACCGCTCTCGCAAAGGCAACTCTCTTTCTCATCCCTCCAGAAAGCTCCTCCGGGTAAAGATTCTCAACGCCCTCAAGTCCTAC
The sequence above is drawn from the Synergistota bacterium genome and encodes:
- a CDS encoding MCE family protein; the protein is MREVSLGLVIVLSLLALGTMIFLTGGLPWEKKGYTLTAQFDYVGGLKEGDAVRVAGVKVGKVLSISLKGNKVNVVLLLSPEVKLRKGSVFTIGTSGIVGEKYVDIIPGREGEILAPGSKVEGVSPQRIEELIKEIRLSAKRFSRVMDDLEKLIGNREFRTSIKESAVRLKEVLLEARESLAKFKKIESELSQKASRLMDELRMTISENRKGIKSVVQNLRSVTLRLKEFAQRFATPQNAERIEETLASIKKAADEISSLAKGFSEGKLPGNLNKMMSDVKSTIEETKRIVSKVKSMKAQGGARFRYGESSSSRGEEEGFTDIWFRIGFPNERDSVYIGLDDMGGENGFSFLLEKKIKEGLLQRFGVIRGKPGYGIFRQASPRFSWEFDIRDVKNPELDLSLWYRIIYGGNRDVYLFGRLDYQGGELKPSFGIEYRF
- a CDS encoding ABC transporter ATP-binding protein, yielding MIIVDSLWKSLGGKDVLKGISFRVEEGEAFVIIGPSGCGKSVLLKNMVGLMRPDRGRVVINGVEMASASHEEIMKVRKLMGMVFQGGALFDSLTVFENVAFPLKKLLGLPERDIKLLVDRALSWVGLEGVENLYPEELSGGMRKRVAFARAVVSSPRLLFLDEPTTGLDPVTSATIDELIISLKRKLSATLVMVTHDMKSAFRVADRIAMLYEGKIVFQGNVSEAKEGSNPYLRQFLKGSLEGPICVKLA